A region of Pseudomonas saponiphila DNA encodes the following proteins:
- the urtB gene encoding urea ABC transporter permease subunit UrtB, which produces MPTALYRFILACLLLLPWVAQAGEAEDFVAANSNQQAQLLETWAAQPDPARLELLKALQQGQLSIAGENKTLRLNNRLRGLIDTTLASHQLLAAEASTRLDAARQLQKSAKPAQLKFLDARLATEQDPGVHAALSLALANLQLVDSDPAVRLAAVRLLGETGDPLARTRLEGLLEPGVEADAAVRTAAQTSLAQVKRQLLLGEVLGQAFSGLSLGSILLLAALGLAITFGLLGVINMAHGEMLMLGAYSTYVVQWLFQRFAPQAIEFYPLLALPVAFFVTAAIGMALERTVIRHLYGRPLETLLATWGISLMLIQLVRLLFGAQNVEVANPAWLSGGIQVLPNLVLPYNRIVIIAFALFVVLLTWLLLNRTRLGLNVRAVTQNRNMAACCGVPTGRVDMLAFGLGSGIAGLGGVALSQIGNVGPDLGQSYIIDSFLVVVLGGVGQLAGSVLAAFGLGIANKILEPQIGAVLGKILILALIILFIQKRPQGLFALKGRVID; this is translated from the coding sequence ATGCCCACTGCCCTTTACCGTTTCATCCTCGCCTGCCTGCTATTGCTGCCCTGGGTGGCCCAGGCCGGTGAAGCCGAAGACTTTGTCGCGGCCAACTCCAACCAACAGGCGCAGCTACTGGAAACCTGGGCCGCGCAGCCCGATCCGGCGCGCCTGGAACTGCTCAAGGCCCTGCAACAAGGCCAGTTGAGCATCGCCGGTGAAAACAAGACCCTGCGCCTGAACAACCGCCTGCGGGGCCTGATCGACACCACGCTGGCCAGTCATCAATTGCTCGCCGCCGAGGCCAGCACCCGGCTCGACGCCGCCCGGCAGCTGCAGAAAAGCGCCAAGCCGGCGCAACTGAAATTCCTCGATGCCCGGCTCGCCACCGAGCAGGACCCAGGCGTGCACGCCGCCCTGAGCCTGGCCCTGGCCAACCTGCAGCTGGTAGACAGCGATCCGGCGGTGCGCCTGGCCGCCGTGCGCCTGCTGGGGGAAACCGGCGACCCGCTGGCCCGCACCCGCCTTGAAGGCTTGCTGGAGCCGGGCGTCGAAGCCGATGCCGCGGTACGCACCGCGGCGCAGACCAGCCTGGCCCAGGTCAAACGCCAGTTGCTGCTGGGCGAGGTACTGGGACAGGCCTTCAGCGGCCTGTCCCTGGGTTCGATCCTGCTGCTGGCGGCCCTGGGGCTGGCCATCACCTTCGGCCTGCTGGGGGTGATCAACATGGCCCACGGCGAGATGCTGATGCTCGGCGCCTACTCCACCTACGTGGTGCAGTGGCTGTTCCAGCGTTTTGCCCCGCAGGCCATCGAGTTCTACCCATTGCTGGCCCTGCCGGTGGCGTTTTTTGTCACCGCCGCCATCGGCATGGCCCTGGAGCGCACGGTGATCCGCCATCTCTACGGCCGCCCACTGGAAACCCTGCTGGCCACCTGGGGCATCAGCCTGATGCTGATCCAATTGGTGCGCCTGCTGTTCGGCGCGCAGAACGTCGAGGTGGCCAATCCGGCCTGGCTGTCGGGCGGCATCCAGGTCCTGCCCAATCTGGTGCTGCCCTACAACCGCATCGTGATCATCGCCTTCGCCCTGTTTGTGGTGCTGCTCACCTGGCTGCTGCTGAACAGGACCCGCCTGGGCCTGAACGTGCGCGCGGTGACCCAGAACCGCAACATGGCCGCCTGCTGCGGCGTGCCCACCGGCCGGGTGGACATGCTCGCCTTCGGCCTCGGCTCGGGGATCGCCGGCCTGGGCGGCGTGGCCCTGAGCCAGATCGGCAACGTTGGCCCGGACCTGGGCCAGAGCTACATCATCGACTCGTTCCTGGTGGTAGTGCTCGGCGGCGTCGGCCAGTTGGCCGGCAGCGTGCTGGCGGCCTTTGGTCTGGGGATCGCCAACAAGATCCTCGAACCGCAGATCGGCGCCGTGCTGGGCAAGATCCTGATCCTCGCGCTGATCATTCTGTTTATCCAGAAACGCCCGCAGGGACTCTTTGCATTGAAAGGACGGGTGATCGACTGA
- a CDS encoding ABC transporter substrate-binding protein → MTLRSLLRRSLFLALSLGTAQAFAAATHYPLTINSCDRQVTFKQAPQHALSHDINMTQMMLALGLKPRMVGYSGVSGWKAVTPEMSSLLDGLPELAAKYPSVETLLNANVDFLFAGWDYGMRIGGDLTPQTLAPLGINVYELTESCAFVMKRPAASLEDTYNDLRNLGRIFDVQDRANALIAQMQEQVAEVQKDLPKDKPRVFLYDSGEDRAMTSGRLGMPQALIDAAGGRNILDDVEASWTRINWETVVERNPQVIVIVDYSEVSAEQKQQFLLNNQALQGVDAIKNQRFIVIPYVQATPGIDNVLAVETLAKGFHGE, encoded by the coding sequence ATGACCTTGCGCTCCCTGCTCCGCCGCAGTCTGTTTCTGGCCCTGTCACTGGGCACCGCCCAGGCCTTCGCCGCAGCCACCCACTACCCGCTGACGATCAACAGCTGCGACCGCCAAGTGACCTTCAAGCAGGCGCCGCAACACGCCCTCAGCCACGACATCAACATGACCCAGATGATGCTCGCCCTCGGGCTCAAGCCGCGCATGGTGGGCTACAGCGGGGTCAGCGGCTGGAAGGCCGTGACCCCAGAGATGAGCAGCCTGCTCGACGGTCTGCCGGAGCTGGCGGCCAAGTACCCTTCGGTGGAAACCCTGCTCAACGCCAACGTCGATTTCCTGTTCGCCGGCTGGGACTACGGCATGCGCATCGGCGGCGACCTCACGCCGCAGACCCTGGCGCCACTGGGGATCAACGTCTACGAGCTGACCGAGTCCTGCGCCTTCGTGATGAAGCGCCCGGCGGCCAGCCTCGAGGACACCTACAACGACCTGCGCAACCTGGGGCGGATCTTCGACGTGCAGGACCGGGCCAACGCGCTGATCGCGCAGATGCAGGAGCAGGTCGCCGAGGTCCAGAAGGACCTGCCCAAGGACAAGCCCCGGGTGTTCCTCTACGACAGCGGGGAAGACCGGGCCATGACCTCGGGTCGCCTGGGCATGCCCCAGGCCCTGATCGATGCCGCCGGCGGGCGCAACATTCTCGATGACGTCGAGGCCAGCTGGACCCGGATCAACTGGGAAACCGTGGTCGAGCGCAACCCGCAGGTGATCGTCATCGTCGACTACAGCGAAGTCAGCGCCGAGCAGAAGCAGCAGTTCCTGCTGAACAATCAGGCCCTGCAAGGGGTCGATGCGATCAAGAACCAGCGCTTCATCGTCATTCCCTACGTGCAAGCCACCCCGGGGATCGACAACGTACTGGCGGTGGAAACCCTGGCCAAGGGTTTCCACGGCGAATGA
- the urtA gene encoding urea ABC transporter substrate-binding protein, with protein MKRRSLLKAFTLTASIAAMGLTWTVQAAETIKVGILHSLSGTMAISETSLKDMALMTIDEINAKGGVNGKLLEPVVVDPASNWPLFAEKGRQLLTQDKVAVVFGCWTSVSRKSVLPVFEELNGLLFYPVQYEGEEMSPNVFYTGAAPNQQAIPAVEYLMSEDGGSAKRFFLLGTDYVYPRTTNKILRSFLHSKGVADKDIEEVYTPFGHSDYQTIVANIKKFSAGGKTAVISTVNGDSNVPFYKELANQGLKATEVPVVAFSVGEEELRGIDTKPLVGNLAAWNYFESVDNPVNQKFVAAWKAYAKAKNLPGADKAVTNDPMEATYVGIHMWAQAVEKAKSIEVDKVREALAGQTFAAPSGYTLTMDKTNHHLHKPVMIGEIQPDGQFNVVWQTEGPIRAQPWSPFIPGNDKKPDYAVKSN; from the coding sequence ATGAAGCGTCGTAGTTTGCTCAAGGCTTTCACCCTCACGGCAAGCATTGCCGCGATGGGCCTGACCTGGACCGTCCAGGCCGCCGAGACCATCAAGGTCGGGATCCTGCATTCGCTGTCGGGGACCATGGCGATCTCGGAAACCTCGCTCAAAGACATGGCGCTGATGACCATCGACGAGATCAACGCCAAGGGCGGAGTCAACGGCAAGCTGCTGGAACCGGTGGTGGTGGACCCGGCGTCCAACTGGCCACTGTTCGCCGAGAAGGGCCGCCAGTTGCTGACCCAGGACAAGGTGGCGGTGGTGTTCGGCTGCTGGACTTCGGTGTCGCGCAAATCGGTGCTGCCGGTGTTCGAGGAACTCAACGGCCTGCTGTTCTACCCGGTGCAGTACGAAGGCGAAGAAATGTCGCCCAACGTCTTCTACACCGGCGCCGCGCCGAACCAGCAGGCGATCCCGGCCGTGGAATACCTGATGAGCGAAGACGGCGGCAGCGCCAAGCGCTTCTTCCTGCTGGGCACCGACTACGTCTACCCGCGCACCACCAACAAGATCCTGCGCTCGTTCCTGCATTCCAAGGGCGTGGCCGACAAGGACATCGAAGAGGTCTATACCCCGTTCGGCCACAGCGACTATCAAACCATCGTCGCCAACATCAAGAAGTTCTCCGCCGGCGGCAAGACCGCGGTGATCTCCACGGTCAACGGCGACTCCAACGTGCCTTTCTACAAGGAACTGGCCAACCAGGGCCTGAAAGCCACCGAGGTGCCGGTGGTGGCGTTCTCGGTGGGCGAGGAAGAACTGCGCGGCATCGACACCAAGCCGCTGGTGGGCAACCTCGCGGCGTGGAACTACTTCGAGTCGGTGGATAACCCGGTGAACCAGAAGTTCGTCGCCGCCTGGAAGGCCTACGCCAAGGCCAAGAACCTGCCGGGCGCGGACAAGGCGGTGACCAACGACCCGATGGAAGCCACCTACGTCGGCATCCACATGTGGGCCCAGGCAGTGGAGAAAGCCAAGTCCATCGAGGTCGACAAGGTCCGTGAGGCCCTGGCCGGGCAGACCTTCGCCGCGCCGTCGGGCTACACCCTGACCATGGACAAGACCAACCACCACCTGCACAAGCCGGTGATGATCGGCGAGATCCAGCCGGACGGTCAGTTCAACGTGGTGTGGCAGACCGAAGGGCCGATCCGTGCCCAGCCCTGGAGCCCGTTCATTCCGGGCAACGACAAGAAGCCTGACTACGCGGTCAAGAGCAACTGA
- a CDS encoding PepSY-associated TM helix domain-containing protein, with amino-acid sequence MNRPKVSFYNLAWRWHFYAGLFVAPFMVMLALTGIIYLFKPQLDPLMYPSLLKVPAGHHQLSADELLQRVQSAYPRGHIKQYLPPIDAERSAQFVVQDQGQELNVFIDPYHGDVLGEQDAKRNLQAVARAIHGELMIGTVGDRLVELAAGWGIVLVVSGLYLWWPRGKSSAGVLWPRFSARGRLFWRDLHGVLGFWGAAFLLLMLLSGMTWTGFWGKQYADLWNRFPAAMWNDVPTSDQQARELNSATRQTVPWALENTPLPMSGDHAEHMAHDRADSAPAAPTVSLQAVQDIARQRQVAPGYSITLPKSATGVFTISVFADDPRHDATLHVDQYSGKVLADVRWQHYSNVARATELGVMLHEGKMFGRVNQILVLVVCLMILLSAVSGIVIWWKRRPQGRLGVPPLRHDLPRWKTATLIMALLALAFPLVGASLIAVWLLDRLLLSRFNRGPESASSST; translated from the coding sequence ATGAACCGACCCAAAGTGTCTTTCTACAACCTGGCCTGGCGCTGGCATTTCTACGCCGGGCTGTTCGTGGCTCCATTCATGGTGATGCTGGCCCTGACCGGCATCATCTACCTGTTCAAGCCACAACTGGACCCGCTGATGTACCCCAGCCTGCTCAAGGTGCCCGCCGGTCATCACCAGTTGAGCGCCGACGAATTGCTGCAACGGGTGCAATCGGCCTACCCCCGGGGCCATATCAAGCAGTACCTGCCACCCATCGATGCCGAGCGCAGCGCGCAGTTCGTGGTGCAGGACCAGGGGCAGGAGCTGAATGTCTTCATCGACCCCTACCACGGCGACGTGCTCGGCGAGCAGGATGCCAAGCGCAACCTGCAAGCCGTGGCCCGGGCCATTCACGGCGAACTGATGATCGGCACCGTCGGCGACCGCCTGGTGGAACTGGCCGCCGGCTGGGGCATCGTCCTGGTGGTTTCCGGCCTGTACCTGTGGTGGCCCCGGGGCAAGTCGTCGGCAGGCGTGCTTTGGCCGCGCTTCAGTGCCCGCGGCCGCCTGTTCTGGCGCGACCTGCACGGCGTGCTGGGCTTCTGGGGCGCGGCCTTCCTGCTGCTGATGCTGCTCAGCGGCATGACCTGGACCGGCTTCTGGGGCAAACAGTACGCCGACCTGTGGAACCGCTTCCCGGCGGCCATGTGGAACGACGTACCGACCTCCGACCAACAGGCCCGGGAACTCAACAGCGCCACGCGCCAGACCGTGCCCTGGGCGCTGGAAAACACGCCGCTGCCGATGTCCGGCGACCACGCCGAACACATGGCCCATGACCGGGCCGACAGCGCTCCCGCGGCCCCTACCGTCAGCCTGCAAGCGGTGCAGGACATCGCTCGCCAACGCCAGGTGGCGCCGGGCTACAGCATCACCCTGCCCAAGAGCGCCACCGGGGTGTTCACCATCTCGGTGTTCGCCGACGACCCGCGCCACGACGCCACCCTGCATGTCGACCAATACAGCGGCAAGGTCCTGGCCGATGTGCGTTGGCAGCATTACAGCAACGTGGCCCGGGCCACCGAGCTGGGGGTGATGCTGCACGAGGGCAAGATGTTCGGCCGCGTCAACCAGATCCTGGTACTGGTGGTGTGCCTGATGATCCTGCTCAGCGCTGTGAGTGGCATCGTCATCTGGTGGAAGCGTCGTCCCCAGGGTCGACTCGGCGTCCCGCCGCTGCGCCACGACCTGCCGAGATGGAAAACCGCGACCCTGATCATGGCGTTGCTGGCCCTGGCCTTCCCATTGGTCGGCGCCTCGCTGATTGCCGTGTGGCTGCTGGATCGGCTGCTGCTTTCACGCTTCAATCGCGGCCCTGAATCGGCTTCATCTTCAACATGA
- a CDS encoding TonB-dependent receptor has product MNNYLLPSLCLIALPCLAQAAPSASTLTLPTGTISAPTSEADDSVSLNTPTSAGSRLGLSALDTPASTDSLSGERIRARGERSIQDAVSRSAGISRTGTPGDGGTSLSARGFTGQNSVMQLYDGNRLYTGMGTVTFPVDTWAVERVDVLRGPASVLYGEGATGAVINTLPKKPFSGAIENHLRLGYGSFDRQQQALDSGGSLSDSLSYRLNLNRERSNGWIDRGDSSADFVSAALRWQAHDDLAFTLAHDYGDQQPMNYFGTPLIDGRFHQRLRDKNYNVGNDQQHYNDQWTRLTSEWQISDQVSASNELYYLKAQRRWQNAENYNFNPATGQLSRSGYYGIGHQQEQLGDRQTFTFKHSLFGLDSQTLAGMDYNRIRFHLKSNSPFTDALANGQVVDPYHPAPGEFASTSPYRDQFKTTTRQMSLFAENRLQLSERWSLVTGVRRDYAHIDRDDLNDDSRSDKTLTGNNWKAGLVFAVTADTSVYGQYSTSTDGVGGLISLSKSQQQFDLSRARQTEIGLKQAFWDQRGEWTLAAYHIVKNKLLTDVPGEPNRKQQVGQQSSNGLEASLDLQLPHAWQLQANAAIVRAQYDDFKRDVDGVQVSYDGKRPVDVPRRTANLWLSKALNDDLRAGAGVRYVDARYADLANRNELPSYTVVDANLAWKALPNTTLGLQLNNLFDRQYAQSQYNDGQQWILGEPRSLFVTADYTF; this is encoded by the coding sequence ATGAACAACTACCTGCTGCCCAGCCTTTGCCTGATTGCCTTGCCCTGCCTGGCCCAGGCGGCCCCATCTGCCTCGACCCTGACCCTGCCCACCGGCACCATTTCGGCTCCGACCAGCGAGGCCGACGACAGCGTCAGCCTGAACACCCCCACCAGCGCCGGTTCGCGCCTGGGCCTGAGCGCCCTCGACACCCCGGCCAGCACCGACAGCCTGAGCGGCGAACGGATCCGCGCCCGGGGCGAGCGCAGCATTCAGGACGCGGTATCGCGCAGTGCCGGCATCAGCCGCACCGGCACCCCGGGTGACGGCGGCACCTCGCTGTCGGCACGGGGCTTTACCGGGCAGAACTCGGTGATGCAACTGTATGACGGCAACCGCCTGTACACCGGCATGGGCACCGTGACCTTCCCGGTGGACACCTGGGCAGTGGAGCGGGTCGACGTGCTGCGCGGTCCGGCCTCGGTGCTGTATGGCGAAGGCGCCACCGGCGCGGTGATCAACACGCTGCCGAAAAAGCCCTTCAGTGGCGCCATCGAAAACCACCTGCGCCTTGGCTATGGCTCCTTCGATCGCCAGCAGCAGGCACTGGACAGCGGCGGCTCGCTGAGCGACAGCCTGAGCTACCGGCTCAACCTCAATCGCGAGCGCAGCAATGGCTGGATCGACCGCGGCGACTCGTCCGCCGACTTCGTCAGCGCCGCCCTGCGCTGGCAAGCCCATGACGACCTGGCCTTCACCCTGGCCCACGACTACGGCGACCAGCAGCCGATGAACTATTTCGGCACGCCGTTGATCGACGGACGTTTCCACCAACGCCTGCGGGACAAGAACTACAACGTCGGCAATGACCAGCAGCACTACAACGACCAGTGGACCCGCCTGACCAGCGAATGGCAGATTTCCGATCAGGTCAGTGCCAGCAACGAGCTGTATTACCTCAAGGCCCAACGCCGTTGGCAGAACGCCGAGAACTACAACTTCAACCCGGCCACCGGCCAACTGAGCCGCAGCGGTTACTATGGTATCGGCCACCAGCAGGAACAGCTCGGCGACCGCCAGACCTTCACCTTCAAGCACAGCTTGTTCGGCCTCGACAGCCAGACCCTGGCCGGCATGGACTACAACCGCATCCGCTTCCACCTGAAAAGCAATTCACCCTTCACCGACGCCTTGGCCAATGGCCAAGTGGTAGATCCGTACCACCCGGCTCCGGGCGAGTTCGCCAGCACCAGCCCTTACCGCGACCAGTTCAAGACCACCACCCGGCAGATGTCGCTGTTCGCCGAAAACCGCCTGCAACTCAGCGAACGCTGGTCCCTGGTGACCGGTGTGCGCCGCGACTACGCGCATATCGATCGCGATGACTTGAACGACGACAGCCGCAGCGACAAGACCCTGACCGGCAACAACTGGAAAGCCGGGCTGGTGTTCGCCGTTACTGCGGATACGTCCGTGTACGGCCAGTACTCCACCAGTACCGACGGCGTCGGCGGGCTGATCTCCCTGAGCAAGAGCCAGCAGCAATTCGACCTGTCCCGCGCCAGGCAGACCGAGATCGGCCTCAAGCAGGCGTTCTGGGACCAGCGTGGCGAGTGGACCCTGGCCGCCTACCACATCGTCAAGAACAAGCTGCTGACCGATGTGCCCGGCGAACCGAACCGCAAACAGCAAGTGGGCCAGCAATCGTCCAACGGCCTGGAAGCCAGCCTCGACCTGCAACTGCCCCACGCCTGGCAACTGCAGGCCAACGCCGCCATCGTTCGCGCCCAGTACGACGACTTCAAGCGGGACGTCGACGGTGTGCAGGTATCCTACGACGGCAAGCGCCCGGTGGACGTGCCTCGGCGCACGGCCAACCTGTGGCTGAGCAAGGCCCTCAACGATGACCTGCGGGCCGGTGCCGGGGTGCGCTACGTGGATGCGCGCTACGCCGACCTGGCCAACCGCAACGAGCTGCCCAGCTACACCGTGGTCGATGCCAACCTGGCGTGGAAAGCCCTGCCCAATACCACCCTGGGCCTGCAATTGAACAACCTGTTTGACCGCCAGTACGCACAAAGCCAATACAATGACGGCCAGCAATGGATACTCGGCGAGCCGCGCTCGTTGTTCGTCACCGCTGACTACACCTTTTAA
- a CDS encoding FecCD family ABC transporter permease, which produces MIKGRYAWLLLTLGALLLVSCVLSLGFGPARVPVEVVGRILLHKVLGLGTVDWSPGQEHIVWLIRVPRMLLGALVGAGLALIGAVLQAVTRNPLADPHLLGVTSGATLGAVIVVLHLGQVIGLLTLPLAAFIGALASMLLVLGIAARNGRLDSDRLLLCGVAVSFVMMAVANLLLFMGDHRASSAVMFWMLGGLGLARWELLAVPAASVLLGLGLLLGMARPLNALMAGEQTAVTLGLNARNVRLKVFLIASLMTGVLVSISGSIGFVGLMVPHIARRLVGAEHRRLLPVCVLLGSLFLVWVDVAARTLIAPEDLPIGVATAAIGGLFFIGLMRRR; this is translated from the coding sequence ATGATCAAGGGTCGTTATGCCTGGCTGTTGTTGACCCTCGGCGCCCTGCTGCTGGTGTCCTGCGTACTGTCCCTGGGATTTGGCCCGGCGCGGGTGCCGGTGGAGGTGGTCGGGCGGATTCTCCTGCACAAGGTTCTGGGCCTGGGCACGGTGGACTGGAGCCCTGGCCAGGAGCATATCGTCTGGCTGATCCGCGTGCCGCGCATGCTCCTCGGCGCGCTGGTCGGCGCCGGGCTGGCGCTGATCGGCGCGGTGCTGCAGGCGGTGACCCGCAATCCCCTGGCCGACCCGCACCTGCTGGGAGTGACCTCCGGCGCCACCCTCGGCGCGGTGATCGTGGTGCTGCACCTGGGGCAGGTCATCGGCCTCTTGACCCTACCGCTGGCGGCCTTTATCGGCGCCCTGGCGAGCATGCTCCTGGTGCTGGGCATCGCCGCGCGCAACGGTCGCCTGGACAGCGACCGCCTGCTGCTGTGCGGGGTGGCGGTGTCCTTCGTGATGATGGCGGTGGCCAACCTGCTGCTGTTCATGGGCGATCATCGGGCCAGCTCGGCGGTGATGTTCTGGATGCTCGGCGGCCTGGGCCTGGCGCGCTGGGAACTGCTGGCGGTGCCCGCCGCCAGCGTGCTGCTGGGGCTGGGATTGCTACTGGGCATGGCGCGGCCGCTGAATGCCCTGATGGCCGGCGAACAGACCGCCGTGACCCTGGGCCTGAACGCGCGCAACGTGCGCCTGAAAGTGTTCCTGATCGCCTCGCTGATGACCGGAGTGCTGGTGTCCATCAGCGGCTCCATCGGCTTTGTCGGGCTGATGGTGCCGCACATCGCCCGGCGTCTGGTGGGCGCCGAACATCGCCGCTTGCTGCCAGTGTGCGTGCTGCTGGGCAGCCTGTTCCTGGTCTGGGTCGACGTCGCCGCCCGCACCCTGATCGCCCCCGAGGACCTGCCGATCGGCGTGGCCACGGCGGCCATTGGCGGGCTGTTCTTCATCGGCCTGATGCGTCGCCGCTGA
- a CDS encoding ABC transporter ATP-binding protein produces the protein MTSLNLTHLAWTPLGQGHCHHQFQLREASLHVAAGEFVGLIGPNGSGKTSLLRCAYRFSKPQQGEVQLAQHNVWKQSPRWCAQRIAVVLQEFPDAFGLSVAEVVAMGRTPHKGLFDGDTEEDRRIAREALESVGLLGFEDHAFATLSGGEKQRVILARALAQRPQLLILDEPTNHLDPRYQLELLQRVKRLGIGTLASIHDLNLAAAFCDRLYVLDHGRIVASGTPSEVLTVELLRKVFGVEALIDAHPLSGYPRITWITQP, from the coding sequence ATGACCTCGCTGAACCTCACCCACCTGGCCTGGACACCCCTGGGCCAGGGCCACTGCCATCACCAGTTCCAACTGCGTGAGGCCAGCCTGCACGTGGCGGCCGGCGAATTCGTCGGCCTGATCGGCCCCAACGGCAGCGGCAAGACCAGCCTGCTGCGCTGCGCCTACCGCTTCAGCAAGCCGCAGCAGGGCGAGGTGCAACTGGCCCAGCACAACGTCTGGAAACAATCGCCACGCTGGTGCGCGCAGCGCATTGCCGTGGTGCTCCAGGAGTTTCCCGATGCCTTCGGCCTGAGCGTGGCAGAAGTGGTCGCCATGGGCCGCACGCCGCACAAGGGCCTGTTCGACGGTGATACCGAGGAAGACCGGCGCATCGCCCGCGAGGCCCTGGAATCGGTGGGCCTGCTGGGCTTCGAGGATCACGCCTTCGCCACCCTGTCCGGCGGGGAAAAACAGCGGGTGATCCTGGCCCGGGCCCTGGCCCAGCGCCCGCAACTGCTGATCCTCGATGAACCGACCAACCACCTCGACCCGCGCTACCAGCTGGAGCTATTGCAACGGGTCAAGCGCCTGGGCATCGGCACCCTGGCGAGCATCCATGACCTGAACCTGGCCGCAGCGTTCTGCGACCGCCTGTATGTCCTCGACCACGGGCGCATCGTCGCCAGCGGCACGCCCAGCGAAGTGCTCACCGTCGAGCTGCTGCGCAAGGTGTTCGGCGTCGAGGCGCTGATCGACGCCCATCCCCTGTCCGGCTACCCACGAATCACCTGGATCACCCAACCATGA